One Candidatus Bathyarchaeota archaeon genomic window, ACTCCGTTAAAAAACAACGTAGGAAGGAGCTTACCGCTTAGTCTCATCAATACGGGTTTTTTGTTGATAATAAATACTTCAGCGGTTTGAGTTTCGACTAGTTCGATGCGTGGTTTGGACCCAAGCAATTGTTCAGTATTCACATTAACACTTCCAGAGAACTCAAGGATGATTTTTTTTGCCTCCTTTTCCTTCAGAAAATGTCGTTGAGAAGTTTTAAATGCCATCAAGATCATCTCGTCGATACATCATCTCTAATAATCGCTCTCGATTGCTTGTAAAAGTTTTCCGGAGTAGAAAGCTGAAAACTCTCTAATTATTGTTTGTGGTCAGTACTTTGAGGAAAACGAAATCACAAAATCAGAATATACGACAGATATCACAATTCATAGGGATACATTTAAATTATTCACATTCAGAACCTATAAAAGACAAGCATTCAAATGAGTAACGCGAGATGACAACACATGAGCGAAATGACCACCAAAATCTTGGAGGAGAGCCTTGGAAGAACAGTTCTTGTACGATTAAGAGGCGGAAAAAGTTTGCGGGGAAAATTGAAGGGTTTTGATCAACACCTCAATTTGGTGCTTGAAGAGACAGAAGACATGACGGATAAGGCGAATGTAAAAAAACTGGGCGCCATTATCGTTCGGGGAGACAACGTCGTCATCATTTCTCCACCTCCTAGGTGAAAACTTTGGGAATAA contains:
- a CDS encoding RNA-binding protein — its product is MSEMTTKILEESLGRTVLVRLRGGKSLRGKLKGFDQHLNLVLEETEDMTDKANVKKLGAIIVRGDNVVIISPPPR